In Montipora foliosa isolate CH-2021 chromosome 9, ASM3666993v2, whole genome shotgun sequence, the DNA window ACTGTTGAGAGCGGTTCAAGTGATCCTGGAAAGAAGGATTTGAGGCGGCAagtgattttaaaaattttattctcgtccccagagtctggccacttccaatttattcgcagtcgtagtgaaggtccatttttataaccgttgacagccactgttgtttcaaatttttgagcgcgcgtagacgagccggaagtaCGTAATTTGaggacttcctgccttggaagtggccagagtccgtgttcttggtgctgaccaaaagaaaagcggactctggggacgagattggaaTTGATTATCTTCAACTTATatgtttgttgtgtatttttggTTAATCTACGATGTCAAATTAAAGAACAAGAGGTTATCCAATACATACTCAGCTTTCATTATCTTAAAGCCTGACTTaggtttttcttcatttttactCAAGGCTACTGGCAGAAAATCAACATAGGCCCTGTTTGTTTTGGAGCGCGGGGTGACACGTACGGTAACCTGATTATTACAAAGGCGGGTCTTATTAGAACCATGAAGCTCGTTCACAAATCTGGGACAATACGCTGCAATCCATTTGTTCCTGACTCCTATTGGACTTGTATGTCAAGTAACTATCCGGACAAGTTGATGACTATCATAACAAATGCCACTGGAGATGCGCTCCTACCACCCATTGGAGAATTGGAAGCACTTGACTCATCACACCCTAATAAATGTCAAAGAAAGCATTTTTACAGCCTCAGTGGGACTGAGAGCAAATCACCTGAGCTGGTGTTTCGCAATCTTTCAAGTCCAGTGTTCTTATCACAGGACGAGGAATTACAGATATGGAATGGACAGGATTGGTCGGGCTGTTATGAGGGCGATAACACTGGTTCCACGTGTGTCGATGTGTATGCATGGTACATATAGACTAAAGTCAGTTTAGATCGTAGCAGATTTGAGagaaaagcaaagcaaaagCAGCTGATAATCCCTAGTAGGACGTTTTGTgctttgaaattaaattaaatccttctcattttgttgttgttgttgttgttattgttgtatCGCCTTAGCGTCATGTGCATGTGTATGTGTCGAATACATCAATTCATCAGGGTCAATGCATCAAACAAAATGTCAATATCCGTTTGGATACTTTCCGAAGGTGCGGGCCTCTTCCAGAAAAACAGCGAAGATAACAACTATTATGGGatttgaaaagggaaaaaaaagcaagCATGGCAACCCAGATCAAGTTCAGGTAGTGGCCATGGCGATAGTTGGAACCGATGAAACTTACAGTTACCAAGAACAAGGCAAGGTGAGGTAAGTCTGCTATGAGCCTAGAAggtccatcaggccggcgcttatctccgatttctgtagcatgaagcggctaggagtatttctactcccccctggatggaatgccagtccatcgcagggttacccccagcattagattcgctggtacccatttatacacctgggtggagctAGAGAgacaccgtgagagtaaagtgtcttgccaaagaacacaacacaatgtccccggtcaggacccgaacccgaaccactcgatccagagtcgagcgcactaaccacgaggccaccgcCCCTCCCTACCAAGAACATAGACAATGTCAAATACTCCGCATGCGAATGGTCGATACTTTTACACGTGGATGTATTAAAGCatagaaataattaaaaatattcagAGTACCTTGGTTGGCTTATATAACCCATTGGCGGTCATCACATCAGCTCATATTAAGGAACTTACGCAAGGAGGACGAGAAAGTCGAAGAGACCGTAGTCTAAGAGTATTTTTTCCCGTTATTGCAATACAGTAAACAACCACATAGAAGGAATTagaatttaagaacctgttaggctaaaaattttattttagacCCCCCTtaagtagtataggagttgggggtatgagatcattttgtaaaaatgcTCTCATCccaacccaactccatactactttacATTTGGCGGTTACatatttttgatctcgtattttcggtctcatattcttggaaatatatatgttttatatttctgcgaatctatgccgtggcgaggcagaatggatccaacgcaaaatttattttggatctatatgtttttaaaaataatatctcatataatagtataatgagttgtAAAGAAATACATGAAGAGTTAATCAATATGGAAGAagtaatttgtccattttgcaataaagaaATAGGTAAACATACGAAAAAAACAGATCAATGTTGCGATCAGCCAGAGATAGTGAAAGATAATATCATAGTTTGCAAAAAATGCGGAACAGTACAAGGTTATACACCTTTAATAGAATttattgattttcactcaaataagcatagattccatcgtaaaagtgtttaccaaagaaaatatcatatagaaaacataatgaataacattgccattaaaaATGGTTTCCAGATTTCTGTAAAAAATATGGATAAAATAATTCGAATTTTTGCGGCTATCGGGGAAGTTGAGAAAGATGTTAACATTGATAGAAAGCgtatgattaacataaatttcattttaaaacaaatatttaaaatgcttgatcttccttttgaaaaggtcaagacgagtaaatccaaaaagacacttCAATCATATGAACGGTATTGGAAAGACATCCTGTCATTGGCATCAGACCGAATTAATGAAatagttaaggaatgaatttgtcattgtatttagcgtagaacttatcaacactaggacaaacatcagtcacaaaatcatctacattttttaattctgtgtgaaatgaTGGATTAAATTCACCACTTCGcaacatgtcttttattgaattcaaaaGATGCTGATAACTTTGGCATGCGtatgtgcaattttgtattttaagattcagtgattggaaatccatgtaagacttgattaacaaagcacaagtgctGATAGCTACTAGGGCTATACCGCCAGTTACAACAGCACTAATAATTCCACCAGTACCGGTTAAAATGGAAACAGTATTTCCtaacagtttgaattttttgaagcgtttaacagcctttttgtaagcccaacactttctatggtatgccttataatagctctttagttcgtcgacctgatcttctgggagtttgtctgaaatatggttccaggtgaatattctcttttttcgatcttccatatatatagttcagattgttaatcgtctgcatagacaatatagtataccactgacttgaccacaaaaaggtgatcttttaatcagtttagttgtgtatttttctgaaatagcataagtgtaacctctaccgagcttatggtggtcataaaacctcccggaagcatcatgtaatacactatgtgaatttaatatatcaatccaaccgaagatcttttcaagtaaccatgttagacagccactacctggtccaagaagaccaatttcaccatcattgagttcaagaatctcattcatagacatgtctcttttaaaatagaaacagtgcaggtattgataaacaagtgctgattttaatattttgtcattaatgcatggatgtttttcttttgcttcttgaaaactatattccacaaatcgtaataaattgtcgacatacatatatattgagttatatattttgaaaatccacatcacaaatcgaaatgattttgaatgaatCTGAACATATTTTTCAATTCATCATCAGACAGAGATTTAGCCCAAACGGCAAAAGCATATAAATCCATTTCACAGAAATTCACAGCAGTGCCATCAGTATGAACCTGACATCCAATAAACATTTCTTGAGCTGAACCTGTCAGAGTGGTagaaattgtttctgttttaatcgCACTGATTGATGTAACGCCTCTAAAGAGTTCTAGATTTGTCCCATTAATACGAATTGTCCAAACTTCGATATTACCAGAGAGATTCAGCAAAGAAGGAATGTTAAGTCTGCCATTTGACGAGGAACCAAAATCGATATAGACTGTGCCGTCTCCCCATGGTAAATGCACACCGAATCTGACGGCTCCACGCCCCCATTGAAACTGAGATTGATTGGTTATTGCTTTTGTATTGACAACCAGTATTACTGTACATGTGTTACCAGATTTGCCTGCCATTTCAGAaacatcaaatgattttttttccaaatagtcaTCACTACCATCGAAACGtatgaaaaaacgttttttcaatGAATCCCTTAGAAGAAGAGGCTTTTTTGAAttggtttgttgtgaaaaatcgATATTATTCACAGGATCAATCCATGAACTAACTCTATCATTTGAATCGGCTGTGACTACTGATAAAGCTGGAATTAATGCAATGCTGATTTTGTCTAACACTGGTATACCAGGTAGACTGTTCGAAATAATGAAAGTCGATCTGTCTAACTTCAAATcgagttgtttttttatgacaacaTGGTTATCTTCCGTAGCAGCCTTAACGATGagatttttgtcagtttctataTGTCCATCATCATTTACTGAAagttgagcttgagcttgataggtaaaatcatcatcagagtGATAGTCAATGGTGTATTCAATTCTGTCACCATTATCGTCAAGAAGATGTGTACCATCTAAATTTTTTACATACAATGTCATATACTGTTGCATTATATAATTCAATTAATCCGTAATGTTTTGTAATGTATAATGTAAACATAAGATCTTACGCCATCCCCATCGTCATCCTCAAAATTTATTCGTATGTttgatatgttttcaaaatatcgattgatattgacagtaagtattttgcttgttgaaaaatctataTCATAAAATACACTAGCGTCTCCATAAAAAGTTATATCGTGATTCGACTCtgatggataattttttttagcataaatttttattttttcaatataAATTTTGGTAAATGTCAGATGCACTGTTctagaaatattgaaatcacaACCCAGTGATGATTCTAAAGTGGTTCCATAGGCGTAAGACGGTAATATCTGATTGAATAACCCCAAAATTTTATTCCCATTCAAATTCAACGGCACATGCATTTGTAATTCATTGTTTGCAACCTCATAAGCTTTTTCATAATCATAAATTGTAAAATCAAGGTcgtattttgattcgtcttttATGCCGTAAATCAGGACATACAACGGCAACAAAGTCGGGCTTCTATTGTCATATGTGGCTTGAACAGATACATATAACCGTCTTTCAATATTTGGTGAAGAACCGTTTGGTGACAAGTTCATGATAAAGCGATAATATTTGTGTTCTCGGTTGGCTATGACTGTAGTTGTTCTATCGGTGTTCATGTTTCTTTGTTCCAATGTGACCTTCAATGTGTTGAACTCCAAATCGAAATCCGtttttttgaaatatatttctaaacacaCAGTATATTTGTCACTGTAATTGTCACGTATCAGTTTGAACAGATTGAAATCGAATCGTCCTTTGAACTGACTGGAACCATCATTTGCCTTTTGAACGttgaatgaa includes these proteins:
- the LOC137970987 gene encoding uncharacterized protein, which translates into the protein MYLRVWYSVAILLSRICVIGTDDQCNTGEIGMFLNGHTFKTVQVGLPYECSRVCDQEARCQSYNFLFSPNLCELNSRTKEARPDDFLPDLNRFYRKRTLNRVPLGTIQELPARSCGEIKKSEGQEMQNKEYWIYSDENAAQAILANCEGYWQKINIGPVCFGARGDTYGNLIITKAGLIRTMKLVHKSGTIRCNPFVPDSYWTCMSSNYPDKLMTIITNATGDALLPPIGELEALDSSHPNKCQRKHFYSLSGTESKSPELVFRNLSSPVFLSQDEELQIWNGQDWSGCYEGDNTGSTCVDVYAWYI